A genomic window from Chrysoperla carnea chromosome 3, inChrCarn1.1, whole genome shotgun sequence includes:
- the LOC123296814 gene encoding uncharacterized protein LOC123296814 → MRSQFFCALILSLACFYGQAAEVVEVPPKEAPLLFIPIRQKVNGLYAADDVPKPKDKDAELLIKDGELSSVIATKEEEEKAAISAASVAAENQATIVETIRNNIPNAVESALLWRAQQLIDEKENGSLALCNKTKHLPTSVRADLIKCAKDQNARGIQIANKTLQGLADTRDLFSRTKAKFKECQLKKDEYIQKKLNESLVATTTQKPKRLKPTRQTNAGRVIDAGKKVISKIAELAKATIEFFNKNGCFILATGELALNGTMIAVDMILNGIEAADFVQNVDLTVKKCISDKFDDFMVKECNDQYIPKFGDKK, encoded by the coding sequence gGGCAAGCAGCTGAAGTAGTTGAAGTTCCACCAAAAGAAGCACCACTTCTTTTTATTCCAATCAGACAAAAAGTTAATGGACTCTATGCAGCAGATGATGTACCCAAACCAAAAGATAAAGACGCTGAATTATTAATCAAAGATGGTGAATTATCAAGTGTTATAGCAACCAAGGAAGAAGAAGAAAAAGCCGCTATCAGCGCTGCCTCAGTTGCTGCAGAAAATCAAGCAACCATTGTTGAAACAATTCGCAACAACATCCCAAATGCTGTTGAAAGTGCACTTTTATGGCGTGCTCAACAATTAATCGACGAAAAAGAAAATGGAAGCTTAGCACTTTGCAACAAAACCAAACATTTACCAACCTCAGTACGAGctgatttaattaaatgtgCAAAAGACCAAAACGCAAGGGGTATCCAAATTGCAAACAAAACCTTACAAGGGTTAGCTGATACTCGTGATTTATTCTCACGCACCAAGGCTAAATTCAAGGAATGTCAATTGAAAAAAGatgaatatatacaaaaaaaactaaatgaatCCCTTGTAGCAACAACCACACAAAAACCCAAGAGATTGAAGCCAACAAGACAAACGAATGCTGGACGTGTTATTGACGCGgggaaaaaagttatttcaaagATTGCCGAGCTTGCAAAAGCAACcattgaatttttcaataagaatGGATGTTTCATTTTAGCAACAGGTGAATTGGCATTAAATGGTACCATGATTGCCGTTGACATGATTTTGAATGGTATTGAAGCTGCCGATTTTGTTCAAAACGTAGATTTGACAGTGAAAAAATGTATTAGCGATAAGTTTGATGATTTTATGGTTAAAGAATGTAATGATCAATACATTCCCAAATTTggggataaaaaataa